The Aureispira anguillae genome contains a region encoding:
- a CDS encoding uridine kinase family protein — MQKPFLIGLTGVSGSGKTTFLKRLETIFGKDELCVISQDNYYKPREEQLIDDEGIRNFDLPTSINRAEFYQDILELLAGKTVVRQEYTFNNDLAVPKMLEFPPCPIILIEGIFIYHYKEIKDLMDLKLFLHVKETTALSRRIRRDRIERNYPLEDVLYRYKNHVLPTYERYIKPFQYEADLIINNSDNFDAGLNVVVTYLQSVLKTRKG; from the coding sequence ATGCAAAAACCATTTTTAATTGGCTTGACGGGGGTAAGTGGCTCTGGTAAAACTACTTTTTTAAAACGTTTGGAGACTATTTTTGGCAAAGATGAGCTTTGTGTTATTTCACAAGATAATTATTATAAGCCACGAGAAGAACAACTCATAGATGACGAAGGGATACGCAATTTTGATTTGCCGACTTCAATTAACCGAGCTGAATTTTATCAAGACATTTTAGAATTATTAGCAGGAAAAACGGTAGTGAGACAGGAGTACACGTTTAATAATGATTTGGCAGTTCCAAAAATGTTGGAGTTTCCCCCTTGTCCAATCATCCTAATTGAGGGCATCTTTATTTATCATTATAAGGAAATTAAGGACTTAATGGATCTAAAATTGTTCTTGCATGTAAAAGAAACCACCGCCTTAAGTCGCCGTATTCGACGGGATCGAATAGAACGTAACTACCCACTGGAAGATGTATTGTATCGGTACAAAAATCATGTTTTGCCAACCTATGAGCGTTATATCAAACCTTTTCAGTATGAAGCGGATTTGATTATTAATAATAGTGATAATTTTGATGCAGGTTTAAATGTAGTGGTCACTTATTTACAATCTGTATTAAAGACTAGAAAGGGATAG
- the folD gene encoding bifunctional methylenetetrahydrofolate dehydrogenase/methenyltetrahydrofolate cyclohydrolase FolD, producing MELINGKQLALDIQEEMRIDVESWSKKGHRLPHLVAILVGDNPASASYVRNKMRSCERTGIKSTLIKESSAITEAQLLTIIDQLNKDENVDGFIVQLPLPEHISEDKVTLAIAPNKDVDGFHPTNFGLMAQGMPQYIPATPFGMLTMLERYNIETSGKHCVVIGRSNIVGTPMSILMSRKAKVGNCTVTLTHSRTQNLAEEIRRADIIVAAIGIPNFVTADMVKDGAVILDVGINSVEDSSRKRGYRLVGDVDFEGVAPKCSFITPVPGGVGPMTVTALIMNTLKSYKKYHLNQELS from the coding sequence ATGGAACTAATTAATGGGAAACAACTTGCCCTAGATATTCAAGAAGAAATGCGTATAGACGTAGAATCGTGGTCTAAAAAAGGTCATCGTCTACCCCATTTGGTTGCTATCTTAGTTGGGGACAACCCTGCTAGTGCCAGCTATGTTAGAAATAAAATGCGTTCTTGTGAACGAACAGGAATAAAATCTACGCTCATCAAAGAAAGTAGTGCCATCACAGAAGCTCAATTATTAACCATTATTGATCAACTCAATAAAGATGAAAATGTAGATGGTTTTATTGTGCAACTTCCGCTTCCTGAGCATATCTCTGAAGATAAAGTAACACTCGCTATTGCGCCCAATAAAGACGTAGATGGTTTTCATCCAACTAATTTTGGACTCATGGCACAAGGAATGCCTCAATACATCCCTGCTACTCCTTTTGGAATGCTTACCATGTTAGAACGTTATAACATTGAAACCTCAGGAAAACATTGTGTCGTTATTGGGCGTTCTAATATTGTTGGGACTCCCATGAGTATTCTGATGTCTCGCAAAGCAAAAGTTGGCAACTGTACCGTCACACTTACGCATAGCCGCACTCAAAATTTAGCAGAAGAAATTCGTCGTGCTGATATTATTGTTGCTGCTATTGGGATTCCCAATTTTGTAACGGCTGATATGGTAAAAGATGGAGCTGTTATTTTGGACGTAGGCATCAATTCGGTAGAAGACAGTAGCCGAAAACGAGGGTATCGTTTGGTAGGAGATGTAGATTTTGAAGGTGTTGCGCCTAAATGTAGTTTTATTACGCCAGTACCAGGTGGTGTTGGTCCTATGACGGTCACAGCCTTAATTATGAACACTCTAAAATCATACAAAAAATACCACTTAAATCAGGAGTTATCATAA
- a CDS encoding HD domain-containing protein, which produces MLIPLEQQIKQYVTQLFEQANTSKLPYHNLEHTIGVVQRIEALSQTLPPRQIALLKIAGWFHDIGYLYGYDQHEDRGIVIARNYLASTLDAVQLDKVSACIEATKTTVKPSNQLEEIIKDADIGYGTTEHFFETGPKLRAEWELMRNKIYNDLDWETLQYDFLQQVVFYSDIAQATYLPILKQNRLLQKQKLNSF; this is translated from the coding sequence ATGTTAATACCACTTGAACAGCAGATAAAGCAATACGTTACTCAACTCTTTGAGCAAGCCAATACCAGTAAATTGCCCTATCATAATTTGGAGCATACCATTGGTGTTGTTCAAAGAATTGAGGCTTTATCTCAAACATTACCTCCTCGCCAAATAGCACTGCTAAAAATTGCGGGATGGTTTCATGATATTGGCTACTTATACGGTTATGATCAACACGAGGATAGAGGAATTGTCATTGCTCGAAATTACCTAGCTTCAACATTAGATGCCGTTCAATTGGATAAAGTTTCAGCTTGTATAGAAGCTACCAAAACAACGGTTAAACCTAGCAATCAGCTGGAAGAAATTATTAAAGATGCTGATATTGGTTATGGCACTACAGAGCATTTTTTTGAAACAGGGCCTAAATTAAGAGCAGAATGGGAATTGATGCGCAACAAAATCTATAATGACCTAGATTGGGAAACCTTGCAATATGACTTTCTCCAACAAGTTGTTTTTTATTCTGATATAGCACAAGCTACTTATTTGCCAATTTTAAAACAAAATCGACTGCTTCAAAAGCAAAAACTAAATTCTTTTTGA